Proteins co-encoded in one Papaver somniferum cultivar HN1 chromosome 5, ASM357369v1, whole genome shotgun sequence genomic window:
- the LOC113281839 gene encoding ESCRT-related protein CHMP1B-like has product MPWFSKKSGQEKLMEQTFQLKMTSKSLVRQAKKCEQEEKSEKLKVKKAIEKGNMDGARIYAQNAIRKRNEQLNYLRFASRLDAVVSRLGSQNNLRNITKSMSGIVKSLEGSLSVGNMEKISQTMDKFEKVFVNMEVQASFTETSMEGTTSLSTPEGEVGSLMQQVADDYGLEVCMKLPQAGKEAVGIKEKGAAAAALPASEEELSRRLADLKSKG; this is encoded by the coding sequence ATGCCATGGTTCTCAAAGAAGTCAGGGCAGGAGAAGCTAATGGAGCAAACCTTCCAACTAAAGATGACATCAAAATCACTAGTTAGACAAGCAAAGAAATGCGAACAGGAAGAGAAATCAGAGAAGCTGAAAGTAAAGAAAGCAATCGAGAAAGGAAACATGGATGGTGCAAGAATTTACGCTCAAAATGCAATCCGTAAACGCAACGAACAGCTCAATTACTTGCGTTTTGCTTCTCGTCTTGACGCTGTGGTATCGAGATTAGGAAGCCAGAACAATCTCCGTAACATTACTAAATCAATGAGTGGAATTGTGAAATCATTAGAAGGGTCACTATCTGTTGGAAATATGGAGAAGATTTCACAAACCATGGATAAATTTGAGAAGGTATTTGTGAATATGGAAGTTCAAGCGAGTTTTACAGAAACATCGATGGAAGGAACGACATCGTTATCTACTCCAGAAGGTGAAGTTGGATCTTTGATGCAACAAGTTGCTGATGATTATGGTTTGGAGGTTTGTATGAAGTTGCCACAAGCAGGAAAGGAAGCTGTGGGAATCAAAGAAAaaggagctgctgctgctgctctacCTGCCTCAGAGGAAGAACTTAGCAGGAGATTAGCTGATTTAAAATCAAAAGGATAA